A genomic stretch from Canis lupus familiaris isolate Mischka breed German Shepherd chromosome 15, alternate assembly UU_Cfam_GSD_1.0, whole genome shotgun sequence includes:
- the PRMT9 gene encoding protein arginine N-methyltransferase 9 isoform X2 — MAVECAEIRRHHRVGTKDVAGICLPANVKFQSPACSSVDTEETVEPYTTEKMSRVPGGYLALTECFEIMTVDFNNLQELKSLAKKKPDKIGIPVVKEGILDAVVVWFVLQLDDEHSLSTSPSEETCWEQAIYPVHDLADYWIKPGDHVMMEVSCQDCYLRIQNISVFGSECEVDAGKNFTKDKDLLSLGSEAELCSALANLQTSKPDAVEQTCILESTEIALLNNNLYHEGFKMAMRKVLSSLAPEKLCQAMDTHCQNNEMSCGSRENVSEESIPEPFYVLDVSEGFSILPIIAGTLGQVKPYSSVEKDQHRITLDLISEANHFPKETLEFWLRHVEDESAVLQRPKSDKLWSIIILDVIEPSGLIQQEIMEKAAISRCLLQSGGKIFPQYVLMFGLLVESQTLVEESAVQGTERTLGLNIAPFINQFQVPIRVFLDLSSLSCVPLSKPVELLRLDLMTPYLNTSNREVKVHICKSGQVTAIPFWYHMYLDDEIRLDTSSEASHWKQAAVVLDNPIQVEMGEELVLNVQHHKSNVSITVKQ; from the exons GGTGGGTACTAAGGATGTTGCTGGCATCTGTTTACCAGCAAATGTGAAATTTCAGAGTCCAGCTTGTTCTTCTGTAGATACTGAAGAGACAGTTGAACCATATACAACTGAAAAGATGAGTCGAGTTCCTGGGGGATATTTGGCTTTGACAGAGTGCTTTGAAATTATGACAGTGGATTTCAACAATCTtcag GAATTAAAAAGTCTTGCAAAGAAAAAACCCGATAAAATTGGTATTCCTGTTGTTAAAGAAGGCATACTAGATGCTGTTGTGGTTTGGTTTGTACTCCAGCTTGATGATGAACACAGTTTATCCACAAGTCCTAGTGAGGAAACATGCTGGGAACAGGCCATCTACCCGGTACATGACCTTGCAG ACTACTGGATAAAACCTGGGGACCATGTGATGATGGAAGTGTCTTGTCAAGATTGTTACTTAAGAATCCAAAATATCAGTGTTTTTGGTTCAGAGTGTGAAGTTGATGCTGGAAAAAATTTTACCAAGGATAAAGACTTGCTCTCTTTAGGAAGTGAGGCTGAACTCTGTAGTGCCCTGGCTAACCTTCAGACCAGTAAGCCAGATGCTGTGGAGCAGACATGTATATTGGAATCCACAGAAATTGCTTTGCTTAATAACAACCTCTATCATGAAGGCTTTAAAATGGCAATGAGAAAAGTGTTGTCTTCATTGGCACCAGAGAAACTGTGTCAGGCCATGGATACTCACTGTCAGAATAATGAGATGAGCTGTGGAAGTAGAGAGAATGTTTCTGAAGAGAGCATCCCTGAACCTTTCTATGTGTTAGATGTGTCTGAAGGCTTCTCTATTCTGCCCATAATTGCTGGCACACTTGGGCAGGTTAAACCTTATAGTTCTGTGGAGAAAGACCAGCATCGTATCACTCTGGACCTCATATCTGAAGCCAATCACTTTCCTAAAGAAACACTTGAATTTTGGTTGAGACATGTGGAAGATGAATCTGCTGTGTTGCAAAGGCCAAAATCAGACAAGTTGTGGAGTATAATTATATTGGATGTCATTGAGCCATCTGGACTCATTCAGCAGGAAATAATGGAAAAAGCAGCAATATCCAG gtGTTTGCTACAATCTGGAGGCAAGATCTTTCCTCAGTATGTGCTGATGTTTGGGTTGCTTGTGGAATCACAGACACTGGTAGAAGAGAGTGCTGTTCAAGGAACAGAGCGCACTCTTGGATTAAATATAGCACCTTTTATTAATCAGTTTCAG GTACCTATACGTGTATTTTTGGATCTATCCTCATTGTCCTGTGTACCTTTAAGCAAGCCAGTGGAACTCTTAAGACTAGATTTAATGACTCCGTATTTGAACACCTCTAACAGAGAAGTAAAG GTGCACATTTGTAAATCTGGACAAGTGACTGCCATTCCCTTTTGGTATCATATGTACCTTGATGACGAGATTAGGTTGGATACTTCAAGTGAAGCCTCCCACTGGAAACAAGCTGCAGTTGTTTTAGATAATCCCATCCAGGTGGAAATGGGAGAGGAATTAGTACTCAATGTCCAGCACCACAAAAGCAATGTCAGCATCACAGTAAAGcaatga